GCTATGCAGAATTAATTTGCGATAATTTCCATGTAAACCCTTCGATATACAAGCTGGTGATGACAGCGAAAGGAGATGAACGGATTCTGCTTGTGACCGATTGTATTCGAGCAGGTGGAATGGAAGACGGTATGTATGATTTGGGTGGCCAAGAAGTGATGGTTAAAGGAATTCGGTGTACCCTAAAGGATGGAACCATTGCAGGAAGTATTCTGAACTATCCTGAGGGAGTCCGGAATTTTTCAACCCATACCCAGGCGGGATTGGAATCGGTCTTGAAAATGACTTCTGAGAATCAGGCGGCTTATTTAGGGATGAAAGATATTCTTGGACAAATTGCAGTGGATCAATATGCAGACTTTGCTATTTTGGATCAAGCCTTCAATGTGACGCATACCATCGTTTCGGGGCAGCTTCTTTATACAAAATCAGAGGGACTATTAGCTCCATAAAGAAATCAACAAAAGAACCACTTAAAGGGAACGAGATCCCAACGAGTGGTTCTTTTTTTTTATCGTTTTCCTCATTCTTTATTCTAATAAGCTTTTCAGCTTTTCTCTATCTTTTATCATAATTTTTCCCCGGGATAACCTCAGAAGATCCTGTTTTTCAAACTCTTTCAGCATTCGACTTACTACTTCTCTGGCCGTTCCCAGATCTTGGCTGATAGCTTCGTGGGTAATGGTGAGCTGGTGTTTTTTCTGTAACTGGCTTTCTTGCAACAAAAACGCTGCCAACCGGCGGTTCATACTGTGAAAGGTTACTTCTTCCGTTAGGACCATCAAATCCGTAATGGTTTCCAATAGCTGACGGATCATGTCATTTCGAAATGAAGGGTTGTTGTTCATGAATGATTCAAACACATAGGCAGGAATAGCTAGCAGACGGGACGGCTGTTCTGTTTTAGCTGCCGCATCAAAAGGCTGGTGTTGAAGAATACATCCCATAGTAAACAGACAGGTTTCTCCGGATCCAACTCTGTAATAGGTAATTTCCCGACCTTCCTCCGAAAGCTTATAAATCCGGATCAACCCCTCCAGTACTACATATACATTCTGGCAGAGAGAATCGCTTTCCACCAGAAATTTTCCTGCTGGGTAACTGGTTTCAAAAGCCTTTTCCATCAGCAAGTTTTTTTCGGAAGTACTTAAAAGCTCGATAAAGGGAAGAAGCTTCATCATATCTTCTTTCATATCTTTCAGCTTGTTCATGGCAGCCTCCTGAAACGTTAGGATATGGTTATGGTATCACAGGGTTTATATACCGTCAATAAGTTAAA
This region of Tindallia magadiensis genomic DNA includes:
- a CDS encoding Crp/Fnr family transcriptional regulator gives rise to the protein MNKLKDMKEDMMKLLPFIELLSTSEKNLLMEKAFETSYPAGKFLVESDSLCQNVYVVLEGLIRIYKLSEEGREITYYRVGSGETCLFTMGCILQHQPFDAAAKTEQPSRLLAIPAYVFESFMNNNPSFRNDMIRQLLETITDLMVLTEEVTFHSMNRRLAAFLLQESQLQKKHQLTITHEAISQDLGTAREVVSRMLKEFEKQDLLRLSRGKIMIKDREKLKSLLE